A genomic region of Pristiophorus japonicus isolate sPriJap1 chromosome 22, sPriJap1.hap1, whole genome shotgun sequence contains the following coding sequences:
- the LOC139235070 gene encoding transcriptional activator protein Pur-alpha-like, with translation MAEGDSGSERGGGGGSSGGGAGGGSGSGGGSGGGGSGGGGGAAGLLQQQQETQELASKRVDIQNKRFYLDVKQNAKGRFIKIAEVGAGGNKSRLTLSMAVAAEFRDYLGDFIEHYAQLGPSDSGDSGGGGGLGPDEPRRALKSEFLVRENRKYYMDLKENQRGRFLRIRQTLNRGPGLGGTQGQTIALPAQGLIEFRDALAKLIDDYGVDDEPCGQAELPEGTSVTVDSKRFFFDVGSNKYGVFMRVSEVKPSYRNSITIPFKAWAKFGSAFTKYAEEMKEIQDKHRDKMLFDRRADESDGEDVDDD, from the coding sequence ATGGCGGAGGGCGACAGCGGGAGCGAGCGAGGCGGTGGCGGGGGCAGCAGCGGCGGGGGAGCCGGCGGAGGCAGCGGGAGCGGGGGAGGCAGCGGCGGAGGCGGCAGCGGCGGCGGCGGGGGAGCCGCGGGCCTcctgcagcagcagcaggagacccAGGAGCTGGCCTCCAAGCGGGTGGACATCCAGAACAAGCGCTTCTACCTGGACGTCAAGCAGAACGCCAAGGGCCGCTTCATCAAGATCGCCGAGGTGGGCGCGGGGGGCAACAAGAGCCGCCTGACGCTGTCGATGGCGGTGGCGGCCGAGTTCCGCGATTACCTGGGCGACTTCATCGAGCACTACGCGCAGCTCGGGCCGTCGGACAGCGGCGACTCGGGCGGCGGCGGCGGCCTGGGGCCGGACGAGCCGCGGCGGGCGCTGAAGAGCGAGTTCCTGGTGCGGGAGAACCGCAAGTACTACATGGATCTGAAGGAGAACCAGCGCGGCCGCTTCCTGCGCATCCGCCAGACCCTGAACCGCGGGCCGGGCCTGGGCGGCACCCAGGGCCAGACCATCGCGCTGCCGGCCCAGGGCCTGATCGAGTTCAGGGACGCGCTGGCCAAGCTGATCGACGACTACGGCGTGGACGACGAGCCGTGCGGCCAGGCCGAGCTGCCCGAGGGCACGTCGGTGACGGTGGACAGCAAGCGCTTCTTCTTCGACGTGGGCTCCAACAAGTACGGCGTCTTCATGCGGGTGAGCGAGGTGAAGCCGTCGTACCGCAACTCCATCACCATCCCCTTCAAGGCCTGGGCCAAGTTCGGCAGCGCCTTCACCAAGTACGCCGAGGAGATGAAGGAAATCCAGGACAAGCACCGCGACAAGATGCTCTTCGACAGGCGGGCCGACGAGTCGGACGGCGAGGATGTGGACGACGATTga